The Streptomyces sp. NBC_01244 genome contains a region encoding:
- a CDS encoding 50S ribosomal protein L25/general stress protein Ctc has product MSEIKLAAKVRENFGKGSARQARRDALTPAVIYGHGTDPKHVNVDAHALQLALRTPNVLLSLDIEGAGTELVIPKAVQKHPLKRSISHVDFLIVKKGEKVTVDVAIVTEGELAPGGNMLETLQNTISVEAEATHIPTEVTVSIAGLEAGATITASDLVLPAGTTLAVDGDIAVLQVIGAGAEEPAAEGTEA; this is encoded by the coding sequence ATGTCCGAGATCAAGCTTGCCGCGAAGGTCCGCGAAAACTTCGGCAAGGGCTCTGCCCGCCAGGCCCGCCGTGACGCCCTGACCCCCGCGGTCATCTACGGCCACGGCACCGACCCGAAGCACGTCAACGTGGACGCCCACGCCCTCCAGCTGGCGCTGCGCACCCCGAACGTCCTGCTCTCCCTGGACATCGAGGGCGCCGGCACCGAGCTGGTCATCCCGAAGGCCGTTCAGAAGCACCCGCTGAAGCGTTCGATCTCCCACGTCGACTTCCTGATCGTCAAGAAGGGCGAGAAGGTCACCGTCGACGTCGCGATCGTCACCGAGGGCGAGCTGGCCCCGGGCGGCAACATGCTGGAGACCCTCCAGAACACCATCTCCGTCGAGGCCGAGGCCACGCACATCCCGACCGAGGTCACCGTCTCGATCGCGGGCCTGGAGGCCGGTGCCACCATCACCGCCTCCGACCTGGTCCTGCCGGCCGGCACCACGCTGGCCGTCGACGGCGACATCGCCGTCCTGCAGGTCATCGGCGCGGGCGCCGAGGAGCCGGCCGCCGAGGGCACCGAGGCCTGA